Proteins found in one Micromonospora sp. WMMD1082 genomic segment:
- a CDS encoding trehalose-6-phosphate synthase: protein MRQSSLVVVANRLPIDDSVAPDGACEWRRSPGGLVSALHPLLRHTPATWVGWAGGTGPAPALPDIDGVRMHSVPLTGDDLRDHYEGFANATLWPIYHDAVEQPEHHRRWWDAYQRVNQRFAEATAQVAEAGAVVWVQDYHLQLVPGLLRGLRPDLRIGFFLHVPFPPPELFMQLPRRAELLRGMLGADLVGFQRAQAAHNFAQLVTKVLGLPATDRRIAVDDRMVRIGAFPVSIDTVEMAALADRPDVADRARRLRHDLGSPDQVILSVDRMDYTKGLEQRLKAYSELLAGGHVKVRDTVLVQVAVPSRERVSQYQILRDRVEREVGRINGEFGRVGEPAIHYLTQPFDRAELAALYRVADVMAVTPLRDGMNLVAKEYVAARVDDTGALLLSEFAGSAAELPQAYLVNPHDLEGLKQGLLAALRADPADVRARMRAMRAHLHEHDIHAWARSYLSTLDQSGSLLTRLTGG from the coding sequence ATGCGACAGAGTTCCCTGGTGGTGGTGGCCAACCGCCTACCCATCGACGACAGCGTGGCGCCGGACGGCGCCTGCGAGTGGCGCCGCAGCCCAGGTGGGCTGGTCAGCGCGCTGCACCCCCTGCTGCGGCACACCCCCGCGACCTGGGTCGGCTGGGCCGGCGGGACCGGTCCCGCGCCCGCCCTGCCCGACATCGACGGGGTGCGGATGCACTCCGTGCCACTGACCGGTGACGACCTGCGCGACCACTACGAGGGCTTCGCCAACGCGACCCTCTGGCCGATCTATCACGACGCGGTCGAGCAGCCCGAGCACCACCGGCGCTGGTGGGACGCCTACCAGCGGGTCAACCAGCGGTTCGCCGAGGCCACCGCCCAGGTCGCCGAGGCCGGCGCGGTGGTCTGGGTGCAGGACTACCACCTGCAACTGGTGCCGGGGCTGCTCCGCGGCCTGCGGCCCGACCTGCGCATCGGCTTCTTCCTGCACGTGCCGTTCCCGCCGCCGGAGCTGTTCATGCAGCTGCCCCGCCGGGCCGAGCTGCTGCGCGGGATGCTCGGCGCCGACCTGGTCGGTTTCCAGCGGGCCCAGGCCGCACACAACTTCGCCCAGCTGGTCACGAAGGTGCTGGGGCTGCCGGCCACCGATCGGCGGATCGCGGTCGACGACCGGATGGTGCGCATCGGCGCGTTCCCGGTCTCGATCGACACCGTCGAGATGGCCGCGCTGGCCGACCGGCCGGACGTGGCCGACCGGGCCCGCCGGCTGCGCCACGACCTGGGCAGCCCCGACCAGGTGATCCTCAGCGTCGACCGGATGGACTACACCAAGGGCCTTGAGCAGCGGCTCAAGGCCTACAGCGAGTTGCTCGCCGGCGGCCACGTGAAGGTCCGCGACACGGTGCTGGTGCAGGTGGCGGTGCCCAGCCGGGAGCGGGTCAGCCAGTACCAGATCCTTCGCGACCGGGTCGAGCGGGAGGTCGGCCGGATCAACGGCGAGTTCGGCCGGGTGGGCGAGCCGGCCATCCACTACCTCACCCAGCCGTTCGACCGCGCCGAGTTGGCCGCGCTCTACCGGGTCGCCGACGTGATGGCGGTGACCCCGCTGCGGGACGGGATGAACCTGGTCGCCAAGGAGTACGTCGCCGCCCGGGTCGACGACACCGGCGCCCTGCTGCTCAGCGAGTTCGCCGGGTCCGCCGCCGAGCTGCCGCAGGCGTACCTGGTCAACCCGCACGACCTGGAGGGGCTCAAGCAGGGCCTGCTCGCGGCGTTGCGGGCCGACCCCGCCGACGTCCGGGCCCGGATGCGGGCCATGCGCGCGCACCTGCACGAGCACGACATCCACGCCTGGGCCCGCTCCTATCTGTCCACTCTGGACCAGAGCGGCTCGCTGCTCACCCGCCTCACCGGAGGCTGA
- a CDS encoding endonuclease/exonuclease/phosphatase family protein — protein sequence MSHLGVPLRVLSYNVHGQRDDTAALAAVVRDAAPDVVVVQEGPRRWRWREKSATLAASFGLVVAAGGLPSLGNLLLTSLRVRVTATRCRRFPLTPGRHLRGAAYADCRVGTAARFTVAGSHLATDPAERPGQAELFKRDLAAAPHPVIAAADLNEEPGGPAWNAVADGLTDAAVAADRTDRLTYSCANPRRRIDALFVDPRITVVDYDVLDTPLTRRASDHFPVLVDLLLPATD from the coding sequence GTGTCCCACCTCGGCGTGCCGCTGCGCGTCCTGTCGTACAACGTCCACGGCCAGCGCGACGACACCGCCGCGCTGGCCGCGGTGGTCCGCGACGCGGCACCGGACGTGGTGGTCGTCCAGGAGGGGCCGCGTCGGTGGCGGTGGCGGGAGAAGTCGGCCACGCTGGCCGCCTCCTTCGGCCTGGTGGTCGCCGCCGGCGGGCTGCCGTCGCTGGGCAACCTGCTGCTGACCAGCCTTCGGGTGCGGGTGACCGCCACCCGCTGCCGGCGCTTCCCGCTCACCCCCGGCCGGCACCTGCGTGGCGCCGCGTACGCCGACTGCCGGGTGGGCACCGCCGCGCGGTTCACCGTGGCCGGGTCGCACCTGGCCACCGACCCGGCCGAGCGCCCCGGGCAGGCGGAGCTGTTCAAGCGGGACCTGGCCGCGGCGCCCCACCCGGTGATCGCCGCCGCCGACCTCAACGAGGAACCGGGCGGCCCGGCCTGGAACGCCGTCGCCGATGGGCTGACCGACGCGGCGGTGGCGGCCGACCGGACCGACCGGCTCACCTACTCCTGCGCGAATCCCCGGCGGCGCATCGACGCCCTGTTCGTCGACCCGCGGATCACCGTGGTCGACTACGACGTGCTGGACACGCCGCTGACCCGCCGGGCCAGCGACCACTTTCCGGTCCTGGTCGACCTGTTGCTGCCCGCCACCGACTGA
- a CDS encoding serine hydrolase, with amino-acid sequence MPLHRRTVLGAGFAAVTAVVTGCREPAPSATGTPVATPGSTGGAVNGPGASASAGGPASASAVPATTEAMGAAPGTSAGTSTGGTVTGQAGIGAPSPLGRALGAELTRHLAPTKENPNHPGYAGAVALCQIDGKVVGRAAVGKALRYGAGPVLLPEARQVDMRDDSIFDTASLTKVFAAILTLQQVDQGRLDLDAPVVDYLPGFAGTGKETITVAMLLAHTSGLPVGAKVTGLSDDAARRAAVLATPLIKGATPGTVFRYSSVGLMVAAQLVEKVTGQRLDRALKTGLTGPLGLRDTGFNPKTWLSSTDQADRLVATDARSSRGLLRGTVHDDVANHLGGIAGHAGIFSTAADLAAIGQLLLDGGTYRGTRILSEATTRRMLANANTGLPAVDPERPHRTSAHGLGVVLHQPWFMGKLATARTFGHTGFTGTSLLVHPARRLVLVLLTNRAHPNWSWANPDPVRVAIANLCA; translated from the coding sequence ATGCCTCTGCACCGCCGTACCGTGCTCGGCGCCGGTTTCGCCGCCGTCACCGCCGTCGTCACCGGCTGCCGCGAGCCGGCACCGTCCGCGACGGGAACCCCCGTCGCGACGCCGGGCAGCACGGGCGGGGCGGTGAACGGTCCGGGCGCCAGCGCGTCGGCGGGCGGCCCGGCCAGCGCCTCGGCCGTGCCGGCGACCACCGAGGCGATGGGCGCGGCACCCGGCACCTCGGCCGGCACGTCGACCGGCGGCACCGTCACCGGGCAGGCCGGCATCGGGGCACCGTCGCCGCTCGGCCGCGCCCTGGGCGCCGAACTCACCCGGCATCTCGCACCGACCAAAGAGAACCCGAACCACCCCGGGTACGCCGGCGCGGTGGCGCTCTGCCAGATCGACGGCAAGGTCGTCGGCCGCGCGGCGGTCGGCAAGGCGCTGCGCTACGGCGCCGGCCCGGTGCTGCTGCCCGAGGCCAGGCAGGTCGACATGCGCGACGATTCGATCTTCGACACCGCCTCCCTGACCAAGGTCTTCGCCGCGATCCTGACCCTGCAACAGGTCGACCAGGGCCGCCTCGACCTCGACGCCCCCGTCGTGGACTACCTGCCCGGCTTCGCCGGCACCGGCAAGGAGACCATCACCGTCGCCATGCTGCTGGCCCACACCAGCGGCCTGCCCGTCGGCGCCAAGGTCACCGGCCTATCCGACGACGCCGCCCGGCGCGCCGCCGTCCTCGCCACCCCGCTGATCAAGGGCGCCACCCCCGGCACCGTCTTCCGCTATTCCAGTGTCGGACTCATGGTCGCCGCCCAACTCGTAGAGAAGGTCACCGGTCAACGACTCGACCGGGCCCTCAAGACGGGCCTCACCGGCCCCCTCGGCCTGCGCGACACCGGCTTCAACCCCAAGACCTGGCTCAGCAGCACCGACCAGGCCGACCGGCTCGTCGCCACCGACGCCCGCTCCTCCCGAGGGTTGCTCCGCGGCACCGTGCACGACGACGTCGCCAACCACCTCGGCGGCATCGCCGGACACGCCGGCATCTTCTCCACCGCCGCCGACCTCGCCGCCATCGGCCAGCTGCTGCTCGACGGCGGCACCTACCGGGGCACCCGCATCCTCAGCGAAGCCACCACCCGCCGGATGCTGGCCAACGCCAACACCGGCCTACCCGCCGTCGACCCCGAACGTCCCCACCGCACCAGCGCCCACGGCCTCGGCGTCGTCCTCCACCAACCCTGGTTCATGGGCAAACTCGCCACCGCCCGCACCTTCGGCCACACCGGTTTCACCGGCACCTCCCTCCTCGTCCACCCGGCCCGCCGGCTGGTTCTCGTCCTGCTCACCAACCGCGCCCACCCCAACTGGAGCTGGGCCAACCCCGACCCCGTCCGCGTCGCCATCGCCAACCTCTGCGCCTGA
- a CDS encoding long-chain fatty acid--CoA ligase — protein MREFSVPPIVTVGDSANLTDPVWENAEAAPDAVQFVRRDATGAWADVTCRQFRDEVVAVARGLVAAGVQPGDRVALMSRTRYEWTLVDYAIWTAGAVTVPIYETSSAEQASWILADSGAVALVVETTAHATLVAGVRDQLPDLAHTWQIDLGGVDELVAAGTAVEPTEIDRRRAGLRSSDVATIIYTSGTTGRPKGCVLTHRNMYADIANAVPVLPNLFGPNASTLLFLPLAHAFARLIQIGVVQARATMAHCADTKNLVAELQEFKPTFVLSVPRVFEKVYNGAKQKAEAAGKGKIFARAEAVAIAYSEALETSAGPGLALRAQHALFDRLVYGKLRAALGGRCRDAISGGAPLGARLGHFFRGVGVTVCEGYGLTETSPAAAANLPDFTRIGTVGRPLPGVTIRIDDDGEILIAGDLIFQGYWRNEAATAEAITADGWFRTGDLGSLDGDGYLTITGRKKEIIVTAAGKNVAPAVLEDQVRAHRLVSQCVVVGDRQPFIAALITLDEEALPAWLESAGLPPDTGIEALRQHEGLRAEIQTAVDKANASVSRAEAIKVFRVLPQDFTEATGELTPSLKVKRQVVHKTYAAEIADIYRG, from the coding sequence GTGCGCGAGTTCTCCGTCCCGCCGATCGTCACCGTCGGCGATTCGGCCAACCTCACCGATCCGGTCTGGGAGAACGCCGAGGCCGCGCCCGACGCGGTGCAGTTCGTCCGCCGCGACGCGACCGGTGCCTGGGCCGACGTGACCTGCCGACAGTTCCGCGACGAGGTGGTGGCGGTCGCCCGGGGGCTGGTCGCCGCCGGCGTGCAGCCGGGCGACCGGGTGGCGCTGATGAGCCGCACCCGCTACGAGTGGACGCTGGTCGACTACGCCATCTGGACGGCCGGCGCGGTCACCGTGCCGATCTACGAGACCTCCAGCGCCGAGCAGGCGTCCTGGATCCTGGCCGACTCCGGTGCGGTGGCCCTCGTGGTGGAGACCACCGCGCACGCCACGCTGGTGGCCGGCGTCCGCGACCAGCTGCCCGACCTGGCCCACACCTGGCAGATCGACCTGGGCGGAGTGGACGAGTTGGTGGCCGCCGGCACGGCGGTGGAGCCGACCGAGATCGACCGCCGCCGCGCCGGCCTGCGCTCGTCGGACGTGGCGACCATCATCTACACCAGCGGCACCACCGGCCGCCCCAAGGGCTGCGTGCTGACCCACCGCAACATGTACGCCGACATCGCCAACGCGGTGCCGGTGCTGCCGAACCTGTTCGGGCCGAACGCGTCGACCCTGCTGTTCCTGCCGCTCGCGCACGCCTTCGCCCGGCTCATCCAGATCGGTGTGGTGCAGGCCCGGGCCACCATGGCGCACTGCGCGGACACCAAGAACCTGGTCGCCGAGCTCCAGGAGTTCAAGCCCACCTTCGTCCTCTCGGTGCCCCGCGTCTTCGAGAAGGTCTACAACGGCGCCAAGCAGAAGGCCGAGGCCGCCGGCAAGGGCAAAATCTTCGCCCGGGCCGAGGCCGTCGCCATCGCGTACAGCGAGGCGTTGGAGACCTCCGCCGGGCCGGGCCTGGCCCTGCGCGCCCAGCACGCGCTCTTCGACCGGCTGGTCTACGGCAAGCTGCGGGCCGCGCTCGGCGGGCGCTGCCGGGACGCGATCTCCGGCGGCGCGCCGCTCGGCGCCCGGCTGGGCCACTTCTTCCGGGGCGTCGGCGTGACCGTCTGCGAGGGGTACGGCCTGACCGAGACCTCCCCCGCCGCCGCGGCGAACCTGCCCGACTTCACCCGGATCGGCACGGTCGGTCGGCCGCTGCCCGGCGTGACCATCCGCATCGACGACGACGGCGAGATCCTCATCGCCGGCGACCTCATCTTCCAGGGATACTGGCGCAACGAGGCGGCCACCGCCGAGGCGATCACCGCCGACGGCTGGTTCCGCACCGGCGACCTCGGCTCGCTGGACGGCGACGGCTATCTGACCATCACCGGCCGCAAGAAGGAGATCATCGTGACGGCGGCCGGCAAGAACGTCGCGCCGGCCGTGCTGGAGGACCAGGTCCGGGCGCACCGCCTGGTCAGCCAGTGTGTCGTGGTGGGTGACCGGCAGCCGTTCATCGCCGCACTGATCACCCTCGACGAGGAGGCCCTGCCGGCCTGGCTGGAGTCGGCCGGGCTGCCGCCGGACACCGGAATCGAGGCGCTGCGCCAGCACGAGGGCCTGCGGGCGGAGATCCAGACCGCCGTGGACAAGGCCAACGCGTCGGTTTCCAGGGCCGAGGCGATCAAGGTCTTCCGGGTGCTGCCGCAGGACTTCACCGAGGCCACCGGCGAGCTGACCCCGTCGCTCAAGGTCAAGCGCCAGGTTGTCCACAAGACGTACGCGGCGGAGATCGCCGATATCTACCGCGGCTGA
- a CDS encoding SRPBCC family protein, with amino-acid sequence MADSSTQSIIIGASPDRVAAVICDFPSYPEWTEAVREAEVVEEYEDGYASQVRFVLDAAVMADEYVLAYAYAEDLSRIEWHLVAPSKMQKAQRGAYDLVANADGGTTVTYTLEVELAVGMLGMFRRKAEKMIMDAALKQLKRRVEASGAAQ; translated from the coding sequence ATGGCGGACTCCTCCACCCAGTCGATCATCATCGGCGCGTCACCGGACCGGGTGGCGGCGGTCATCTGTGACTTCCCGAGCTACCCGGAATGGACCGAGGCAGTCCGCGAGGCCGAGGTCGTCGAGGAGTACGAGGACGGCTATGCGAGCCAGGTCCGGTTCGTCCTGGACGCCGCGGTGATGGCCGACGAGTACGTGTTGGCGTACGCCTACGCGGAGGACCTGTCCCGCATCGAGTGGCACCTGGTGGCGCCGTCGAAGATGCAGAAGGCGCAGCGGGGCGCGTACGACCTGGTCGCCAACGCCGACGGGGGGACGACCGTGACCTACACCCTGGAGGTGGAGCTCGCGGTCGGGATGCTCGGGATGTTCCGTCGCAAGGCCGAGAAAATGATCATGGATGCCGCGTTGAAGCAGCTGAAGCGCCGGGTAGAAGCATCCGGTGCGGCGCAGTGA
- a CDS encoding alpha/beta fold hydrolase, with protein sequence MRSWEWARPVRPVRREVLSAAPELEEGRPPLLFVPGFGHGAWAYAENWLGHAATRGFSAYAVSLRGHGGSDPAPEATLRAYAHDVVQVAAGLPRQAVLVGHGAGALVVAHALARYPARAAVLVAPVLGGWGTLGAALRRNPLGTLPAVFGGGLRLSRRQVFSGELPDADARRYAARLGRAARRAQWQLLTGADPEPAVGRPPVLVLGSPDDRVVPASALTRAARRYGSAPLLFPGMGHDLMLDARWREPIDAILDWLVKEPAGLSLR encoded by the coding sequence ATGCGGAGCTGGGAGTGGGCGCGGCCGGTGCGCCCGGTCCGGCGCGAGGTGCTCAGCGCCGCTCCCGAGCTGGAGGAGGGCCGGCCGCCGCTGCTGTTCGTGCCCGGCTTCGGGCACGGCGCCTGGGCGTACGCCGAGAACTGGCTCGGCCACGCCGCGACCCGCGGCTTCAGCGCGTACGCGGTGAGCCTGCGCGGGCACGGCGGCAGCGACCCGGCGCCGGAGGCGACGCTGCGGGCGTACGCCCATGACGTGGTCCAGGTGGCGGCGGGCCTGCCGCGCCAGGCGGTGCTGGTGGGGCACGGTGCCGGGGCCCTGGTGGTCGCGCACGCCCTGGCCCGCTACCCGGCCCGGGCGGCGGTGCTGGTGGCGCCGGTGCTCGGCGGCTGGGGCACCCTCGGCGCCGCGTTGCGTCGCAACCCGCTCGGCACCCTGCCGGCGGTGTTCGGCGGCGGGTTGCGGCTGAGCCGCCGGCAGGTGTTCAGCGGCGAGTTGCCCGACGCCGACGCCCGGCGCTACGCCGCCCGGCTGGGCCGGGCCGCCCGGCGGGCCCAGTGGCAGCTGCTGACCGGGGCCGACCCGGAGCCGGCGGTGGGCCGACCCCCGGTGCTGGTGCTGGGCAGCCCGGACGACCGGGTGGTGCCCGCCTCGGCGCTGACCCGCGCGGCCCGGCGGTACGGCTCGGCCCCGCTGCTCTTCCCCGGCATGGGGCACGACCTGATGCTCGACGCGCGGTGGCGGGAGCCGATCGACGCGATCCTCGACTGGCTGGTCAAGGAGCCGGCCGGGCTCAGCCTCCGGTGA
- a CDS encoding AAA family ATPase, with protein sequence MPELVILTGPIAAGKNTVADRLTQRLTERGRTVVVADVDDVAAMVGSPGAGRAGLWFAAHEAHGALVGQWMRSHVDYVVAVGPFWTVEERAALTRALPDGVAPRWIVIDAPVTVTLPRARADPGRGLSRDPAFHQRAHDRFRRLLPTIPAEVTFDSQHLDADEIAAAIAETLGAAGGGRGVVSEQAPPSPTG encoded by the coding sequence ATGCCCGAACTCGTGATCCTCACGGGCCCGATCGCGGCCGGCAAGAACACCGTCGCGGACCGGCTCACGCAACGTCTGACCGAACGTGGCCGGACGGTCGTGGTCGCTGACGTCGACGACGTGGCGGCGATGGTGGGATCACCGGGTGCGGGCAGGGCCGGCCTGTGGTTCGCGGCCCACGAGGCGCACGGCGCGCTCGTCGGACAGTGGATGCGGTCGCACGTCGACTACGTCGTCGCGGTGGGGCCGTTCTGGACGGTCGAGGAACGCGCCGCACTCACCCGTGCCCTCCCGGATGGTGTGGCCCCGCGGTGGATCGTCATCGACGCGCCGGTGACGGTGACACTTCCTCGCGCGCGGGCCGACCCGGGGCGCGGGCTGTCCCGCGATCCGGCGTTCCATCAGCGCGCCCACGACCGGTTCCGGAGGCTCCTACCGACGATCCCCGCCGAGGTGACGTTCGACTCGCAACACCTGGACGCGGACGAGATCGCCGCCGCCATCGCGGAAACGCTCGGTGCAGCGGGAGGCGGGCGCGGAGTCGTCAGCGAGCAGGCGCCTCCGTCTCCGACGGGCTGA
- a CDS encoding DUF308 domain-containing protein, translated as MSAGGARRGRRDNGLDASEYAIAGDVDPRVGEHLLDVLAAGGIAAYLQPSADLNPVTRTTTVPARPVDRLYVDRSHLSTARDYLSQLADENGGGRSGEEPDIDAEWERIVAGFHTSPSSGDHPWPAAEDVDDPAGRGGGTATATRPGTDEPAGPTATDVRRLPYAADVSGVSIGRGPRDGEGPSLLDGLDTFGTDLPDDPSDDERYVPPPPPPLPRVSKYAVAGVLAVVLGFVLFLFPDLLPADQGIVTLLGFTGILAGFVTLVWRLRPGDAEDRDPDDGAVV; from the coding sequence GTGTCAGCGGGTGGGGCCCGCCGGGGACGGCGGGACAACGGGCTCGACGCGAGCGAGTACGCCATCGCCGGCGATGTCGACCCGCGCGTCGGCGAGCACCTGCTCGACGTGCTGGCCGCCGGCGGGATCGCCGCCTACCTGCAACCGTCCGCGGACCTGAACCCGGTCACCCGCACCACCACGGTGCCGGCCCGGCCGGTCGACCGGCTCTACGTGGACCGGTCGCACCTGAGCACCGCCCGGGATTACCTCAGCCAGCTCGCCGACGAGAACGGCGGCGGACGCTCCGGGGAGGAACCGGACATCGACGCCGAGTGGGAGCGGATCGTCGCCGGCTTCCACACCTCGCCCAGCTCCGGTGACCACCCGTGGCCCGCCGCGGAGGACGTGGACGATCCGGCCGGCCGGGGCGGCGGCACGGCCACCGCCACCCGGCCGGGCACCGACGAGCCGGCCGGGCCGACCGCCACCGACGTACGCCGACTGCCGTACGCGGCCGACGTCTCCGGCGTCTCGATCGGGCGCGGCCCCCGGGACGGCGAGGGGCCATCGCTGCTGGACGGCCTGGACACCTTCGGCACGGATCTGCCCGACGACCCGAGCGACGACGAGCGCTACGTCCCCCCGCCGCCCCCGCCGCTGCCCCGGGTGTCGAAGTACGCGGTGGCCGGCGTGCTCGCCGTGGTCCTCGGCTTCGTGCTGTTCCTCTTCCCCGATCTGCTCCCCGCCGACCAGGGCATCGTGACGCTGCTCGGCTTCACCGGCATCCTCGCCGGCTTCGTCACGCTGGTGTGGCGGTTGCGTCCCGGCGACGCGGAGGATCGTGACCCCGACGACGGTGCCGTCGTCTGA
- a CDS encoding NAD(P)-binding domain-containing protein, with amino-acid sequence MPTPTAPGRSDPQPTTLARSQDGHPVSDRGDTVCVIGAGASGLTAVKNLAEHGFGVDCYERETGVGGAWNWRHDRSPVYASTHLISSRPFTQFPDFPMPDGWPDYPHHSQLLSYFERYADHFDLRRHIWFGTEVVRVEPVSGDRWDVTTRSTGGYGPERTSRYAAVVIANGHNWSPKLPRYSGLEQFRGEVMHASSYKDPAQLRGKRVLVVGAGNTGCDIAVEAAQQASRCWHSTRRGYWYAPKYVFGRPADQVNDTLLALRVPLRVRQWLYHRTLRLTVGDLTRFGLPKPDHRVYETHPIANSQLVYYVGHGAVTPVPDIGRFHAHSVELADGRQIDPELVVFATGYLPRFEFLDAKILGDDEGVGRPRLWLNAFVPDHPTLAVAGLLQPDSGVFALSHWQAVLFARLLRLRASRPERAAAFAARVRSGAGERYSGQVKDSTRHWFEVGHADYLRALERALRDLEEK; translated from the coding sequence GTGCCCACTCCCACCGCGCCCGGCCGGTCCGACCCGCAGCCGACCACGCTCGCCCGTAGCCAGGACGGCCATCCGGTCTCCGACCGGGGCGACACCGTCTGCGTCATCGGCGCCGGTGCCAGCGGGCTGACCGCCGTGAAGAACCTCGCCGAGCACGGCTTCGGTGTCGACTGCTACGAGCGCGAGACCGGTGTCGGCGGCGCCTGGAACTGGCGGCACGACCGCAGCCCGGTGTACGCCAGCACCCACCTGATCTCGTCGCGGCCGTTCACCCAGTTCCCCGACTTCCCGATGCCGGACGGCTGGCCGGACTACCCGCACCACAGCCAGCTGCTGTCGTACTTCGAGCGCTACGCCGACCACTTCGACCTGCGCCGGCACATCTGGTTCGGCACCGAGGTGGTGCGCGTCGAGCCGGTCTCCGGCGACCGCTGGGACGTCACCACCCGCAGCACCGGCGGCTACGGCCCCGAGCGCACCTCCCGGTACGCCGCCGTGGTGATCGCCAACGGGCACAACTGGTCACCGAAGCTGCCCCGGTACTCCGGGCTGGAGCAGTTCCGGGGCGAGGTCATGCACGCCTCGTCCTACAAGGACCCGGCGCAGCTGCGCGGCAAACGGGTGCTGGTGGTGGGGGCCGGCAACACCGGCTGCGACATCGCGGTGGAGGCCGCCCAGCAGGCGTCGCGCTGCTGGCACTCCACCCGCCGGGGCTACTGGTACGCGCCGAAGTACGTCTTCGGCCGGCCCGCCGACCAGGTCAACGACACCCTGCTGGCGCTGCGCGTGCCGCTGCGGGTGCGGCAGTGGCTCTACCACCGCACGCTGCGGCTGACCGTCGGCGACCTGACCCGCTTCGGTTTGCCGAAGCCGGACCACCGGGTGTACGAGACGCATCCGATCGCCAACAGCCAGCTCGTCTACTACGTCGGCCACGGCGCGGTCACCCCGGTGCCGGACATCGGGCGATTCCACGCGCACTCGGTGGAGCTGGCCGACGGTCGGCAGATCGACCCGGAACTGGTCGTCTTCGCCACCGGCTACCTGCCGCGTTTCGAGTTCCTCGACGCCAAGATCCTCGGCGACGACGAGGGCGTCGGTCGGCCCCGGTTGTGGCTCAACGCCTTCGTGCCCGACCATCCCACCCTCGCCGTGGCGGGGCTACTCCAACCCGATTCCGGTGTGTTCGCCCTGTCGCACTGGCAGGCGGTGCTCTTCGCCCGGCTGCTGCGGCTGCGCGCCAGCCGGCCGGAGCGGGCGGCCGCGTTCGCCGCCCGGGTCCGCTCCGGCGCCGGCGAGCGCTACTCGGGTCAGGTCAAGGACTCGACCCGGCACTGGTTCGAGGTCGGCCACGCCGACTACCTGCGCGCGCTGGAGCGCGCCCTGCGGGACCTGGAGGAGAAGTGA
- a CDS encoding ROK family glucokinase, which yields MTLTIGVDVGGTKVAGGVVDDTGTVLVQTRRDTPADDVGKTRDVIIELVAELASGHHIQGVGIGAAGWIDASRSTVLFAPNLAWRDEPLRAYVSAAVGLPVIVENDGNVAAWAEFRYGAARHADDSMVMFTIGTGVGGGIVLGGELVRGAHGIAAELGHMLTVPDGHQCGCGRLGCIEQYASGSALVRFARAAARQEPHRATALLELADGEAEAITGPMVTAAAKGGDPVSAEAFAQVGRWLGTSLADMAQILDPQILVVGGGVIDAGDLLMGPTRRSFTEALAQRSRLPVAEIRPAELGNSAGVIGAADLARRI from the coding sequence GTGACGCTGACCATCGGAGTCGACGTCGGTGGCACCAAGGTGGCCGGCGGTGTCGTCGACGACACCGGCACGGTCCTCGTGCAGACCCGACGGGACACCCCCGCCGACGACGTCGGCAAGACCCGCGACGTCATCATCGAGCTGGTCGCCGAGCTGGCCTCCGGCCACCACATCCAGGGCGTCGGCATCGGCGCCGCCGGGTGGATCGACGCCAGCCGCTCCACCGTGCTCTTCGCCCCCAACCTGGCCTGGCGCGACGAGCCGCTGCGGGCGTACGTCAGCGCGGCGGTCGGGCTGCCGGTGATCGTGGAGAACGACGGCAACGTGGCCGCCTGGGCGGAGTTCCGCTACGGCGCCGCCCGGCACGCCGACGACTCGATGGTCATGTTCACCATCGGCACCGGCGTCGGCGGTGGCATCGTGCTCGGCGGCGAGCTGGTCCGGGGCGCCCACGGCATCGCCGCCGAACTGGGCCACATGCTCACCGTCCCCGACGGGCACCAGTGCGGCTGCGGGCGACTCGGCTGCATCGAGCAGTACGCCAGCGGCAGCGCGCTGGTCCGCTTCGCCCGGGCCGCCGCGCGGCAGGAGCCGCACCGGGCCACCGCCCTGCTGGAACTGGCCGACGGCGAGGCCGAGGCCATCACCGGGCCGATGGTCACGGCCGCGGCCAAGGGGGGTGACCCGGTCTCCGCCGAGGCGTTCGCCCAGGTCGGGCGCTGGCTCGGCACGAGCCTCGCGGACATGGCGCAGATCCTCGACCCACAGATCCTGGTCGTCGGCGGCGGCGTCATCGACGCCGGTGACCTGCTGATGGGCCCGACCCGCCGCTCGTTCACCGAGGCGCTGGCCCAGCGCAGCCGGCTGCCGGTGGCCGAGATCCGCCCGGCCGAGCTGGGCAACTCCGCCGGCGTCATCGGCGCCGCCGACCTGGCCCGGCGGATCTAG